The sequence TGTGAAAGCCATGGTAGACAGAATTAAAGAGGGAAAAATTATTCATAATGATAATCTTGAAGAGATAAAAGAAACAAACAAGGTCGAATTTAATTTAACGGAAAAATTTGCCGGAAAGTTGGAAAAAATATATAATATAAATATTTCAGAGGATGAAATAGCTTTTATAGTCCTATTGATTATTAATAGTGTGGATAAAAGAGAAAATACGGATAAACCGGGGATTTTACTGATTTGTCATGGGGAAAGCACTGCTACAAGTATGGCTCAAGTTTGTAACAGCTTATTCAATACAAATTTGGTTAAAGCTATTGACATGCCATTGGATTCCAAAGTAGAAGACACATATAACAAAGTTTTGGCTTCGGTAATTGCAATGGACAGAGGAAACGGCATTATTTTATTGGTAGATATGGGTTCTTTGATTTTTTTAGGAGACAGAATACAAAAACAAACGGGAATAAAAGTTAAAACAGTTCAAAACATAACTACTTTAGATGTTTTAAATATTTTAAGATTTGTTTTGTATAATGATGTTAATATAGAAAATATTTTAGAAGACGGAACAAAAAGTTATAGAGTTATATCAAAGAAAAAAGCTATTTTAACTGTTTGTACTACAGGAATAGGTGTTGCGAAAATGGCTGAAGAGATGATAAATAATTTGCTTAAGGAAAATAATATAAGGGGAGTGGAAGTTATTACATCTAATTATGATGAGATTAGGGAAGGCACGGAAAAGAGAAATAGATTGATGAAGGAATATGAATTAATATGTTCCATAGGAGATATTGAACCTGATTTTGACTGCCCGTATTTTAACATAAGCCAGCTTGTAATTAATGAAACCAAGGAAAAAATAATAAAACTTATAAATATTCATATTAATCAAAATGAAAGATTAGATGAAGAAAAATTTAATAATTCCAATATATTTGAGACTTCAGTAAGGCTTCTTGAGAAGAATGTAGTTTTTATAAATCCTAAGATAGCTGTTGAAAAAATTAAAGAATTTATAGATAATATAGGACTAAAATATGGCGAAGAAAACAGCGAAGAAATGATTAATTTAATTTTGCATTTGGGGTGTATGCTTGACAGGTTAATAAGAGGAATAAAAATTATCTACAAAAACAAGGGAAAATTTATTGAAGAGAATAAAAAGATATATACCTTAAGCAAAAAAAATTTTGCTTTATTAGAGAAATTTTTTAATATTACCATAAGTGATGATGAAATATGTTACTTTATAAAAATAATACTTCATATGGTAAATATCAAAAAAATTTGCTCTAAAACTGAGCTAACTGAAAGCAGTAAATAATTGTGTATTAAAAATTACGAGCGATTTTTAATTTTTTTAATCGCCCAAAAGGCAAAAATTACTCCTACTGCCAAACATCCAAGAATAATATAGGAGTACATGTTTATTTGGTTTACAAGCTCTTTCCATTGAGAACCTGCAAATGCACCTAAGAATATCAATACGGAATTCCATACAAATGTACCTATACCGGTATAGAGCAAAAATATCCATACATTCATTTTTGCCATCCCTGCCGGAAGGGAAATGAGGCTTCTTACTATAGGGATAAATCTGCAAAAAAATACGGTTATATTTCCGTGACGTACGAACCATCCCTTTGCTTTTTTGACGTCTCCAATTTTTAAATGAAAAATATGCCCCCATTTGTTGATCCATCTTTCTAAACTCTTTGTATTTACGAGCCTTCCTAAACTATAAATTATAATGGCACCTATTGAAGAACCTATTGTGGCAAACACTGTGGCAATCCATATGTTCATTCTGGTATAATTAGTCATAAAACCGCTTAATGTTAATATTACTTCAGAAGGGATAGGAGGAAAGATATTTTCAAGAGCAATTAACAACATAATTCCGACATAACCCGAAGAGTCTATGATTTCAATAATCCAGTCATCCATTTTATAAAATTCTCCCATTATAAACAAATTTTTAAGATAATATTTCTGTAGTTTTTCTGTTTCAGAAATGATATCATATATTTACTATTTTTATTTTATCATGAATTCCGTGAGGAGGCAAGATAGTTGCAGGAGAAATGTATGGATAAAATAACTGAAATACCAAATTGTGAAAATTGGCAGCGGATAGAACGAATCAACAAAGGTTGGTCTGATGATGTAAAATATCACGTTATAGATAAGGACGGCAATGAGCTTTTATTAAGATTATCCGATATTAGTAAATTTGATAATAAACAGGCCGAATATAATTTTATTAAACTTATTAATAAGCTTGGTTTCTCTATGTCGGAAGCAGTTGATTTCGGAGTTTGTAATGGAGGGAAAAGTACATATATGCTGCTTTCATGGGTTGACGGGAAATCATTGGATGAATGTATTTCATCATTTCCCATTATGGAACAATATGAGTTAGGAATCAAAGCAGGGAGAATTTTAAAACAAATTCACTCAATACCTGTTAATGATAATCTTCCGTTTCATTGGGAAACAAAAATGAAAAATAAAATAGTTTCAAGAATAAATGATTATAAAACTTCTGATTACAGGGTTAAGGGAGACGAAACCGCAATTCTTTATGTAAGAGAAAATATAAAGTTAATTGATAATGTTAAAAAAGTATATCAGCATGGGGACTTCCATATGGGAAATCTGGTTCTTACAGATGATAAAAACGTCGGTGTAATTGATTTTAACCGATGGGATATAGGTGATTTTGTTGAAGAATTTTATAAAACTCAATCTTTTGACAGAGAATCAAGTATTCCCTTTGCAAGAGGAAAAATCGACGGATACTTTGATAATATTCCACCTTTGGAATTTTGGGAAAGGCATGCGCTTTATGTTGCATATTCGTCACTTTTTTCGATCATATGGTCAATACCTTTCGGAAAATCTGATGTTGAAAGTATGATTACACGCTGCCAAATGGCTTTAAATGATTACGACAATTTTAATATTATAATTCCCCGTTGGTACAAAAATATCCTCTGATTTCAGAGGATATTTTTTATTTGGCAAACAATTCTTCCGTTAAATTTTTAATCGTTTTTAATTTTTCCGGAATTTCAATTGACTGGGGACAATGAGTAGCGCATTTACCACAGGCAATACAATTGTTAATTCTTTCAGATTCGGGCACTTTATTATATGATGTTTTATAACCGTCTTTGTTTTTGCTAATTGCATATTCATTATATAATTTAAATATTTTGGGGATGCTCACACCTTGGGGACAAGGCATACAGTAACGGCATCCGGTACAGGGAATGGTAATATTGGTCTTATATGCAGCCACTGATTTTTCAATGGTTTTATAATCTTCTGAGTTTAACGGTTCGAAATTTGTCATGGTGTTAACATTATCAATAATTTGGTCCATAGTAGACATCCCGCTTAAAACAGTCATAACATTCGGCAAGGTTGCTGCATATCGAATTGCCCAAGATGCAATGCTCTTATCCGGTCTTGCCGCTTTAAATATCTTATTTGACGTATCGCAAAGACTTGCTAAAGCTCCGCCTCGAACGGGTTCCATGATGATACAGGGGATATGGCGCTGTTCCAATATTTCATATTGCTGTTTAGCATCCTGTACTTCCCAGTCGAGATAATTTAATTGTATTTGTACTACATCCCATTCATAAGTATCACAGATTTCTCTTAAAACATCGGGGGTATCATGAAAAGAAAATCCCAAATGACGTATTATTCCCTTTTCTTTTTTTTCTGATAAAAAATCATATAACTTAAATTCCTTGCATTTTTTAAAATGCTCTTTTGTTAAGGAATGAAGCAGATAAAAATCAAGGTAATCTGTTTGAAGCTTTTCCAATTGATCATTGAAAATTCTTTCTATATCCTTAGGAGTATCGACCATCCATACGGGCATCTTGGTAGTTAAAAAATAACTGCTTCTGTCATATTTTTTAAGAGCATGGCCTAAAAATTTTTCTGATGTGCCATCATGATACATATACGCCGTATCAAAATAGTTGATACCGTGAGTAATAGCATAATCGATTATTTCCTGTGCTTTTTCATAATCGATATCACCTTTATCGGGATTTATCTTTGGAAGTCTCATACATCCTAAACCTAATACTGAAATAGATAAATTGGTATTTTTGTAATTTCTTTTTAACATATTAATACCCTCCCCTTATATAAGGTAGTGTCAATAAGACACCCCTCTTTTTTTATTAAAGCCTTATATTATCAAGGGTTACAGAGTTTTTTATAAAATAAAAACAATGACCCCCTATTTTCTGTTATAATTTGAGTTACTACACACAA is a genomic window of Acidilutibacter cellobiosedens containing:
- a CDS encoding DedA family protein; protein product: MDDWIIEIIDSSGYVGIMLLIALENIFPPIPSEVILTLSGFMTNYTRMNIWIATVFATIGSSIGAIIIYSLGRLVNTKSLERWINKWGHIFHLKIGDVKKAKGWFVRHGNITVFFCRFIPIVRSLISLPAGMAKMNVWIFLLYTGIGTFVWNSVLIFLGAFAGSQWKELVNQINMYSYIILGCLAVGVIFAFWAIKKIKNRS
- a CDS encoding aminoglycoside phosphotransferase family protein — its product is MQEKCMDKITEIPNCENWQRIERINKGWSDDVKYHVIDKDGNELLLRLSDISKFDNKQAEYNFIKLINKLGFSMSEAVDFGVCNGGKSTYMLLSWVDGKSLDECISSFPIMEQYELGIKAGRILKQIHSIPVNDNLPFHWETKMKNKIVSRINDYKTSDYRVKGDETAILYVRENIKLIDNVKKVYQHGDFHMGNLVLTDDKNVGVIDFNRWDIGDFVEEFYKTQSFDRESSIPFARGKIDGYFDNIPPLEFWERHALYVAYSSLFSIIWSIPFGKSDVESMITRCQMALNDYDNFNIIIPRWYKNIL
- a CDS encoding aldo/keto reductase; the protein is MLKRNYKNTNLSISVLGLGCMRLPKINPDKGDIDYEKAQEIIDYAITHGINYFDTAYMYHDGTSEKFLGHALKKYDRSSYFLTTKMPVWMVDTPKDIERIFNDQLEKLQTDYLDFYLLHSLTKEHFKKCKEFKLYDFLSEKKEKGIIRHLGFSFHDTPDVLREICDTYEWDVVQIQLNYLDWEVQDAKQQYEILEQRHIPCIIMEPVRGGALASLCDTSNKIFKAARPDKSIASWAIRYAATLPNVMTVLSGMSTMDQIIDNVNTMTNFEPLNSEDYKTIEKSVAAYKTNITIPCTGCRYCMPCPQGVSIPKIFKLYNEYAISKNKDGYKTSYNKVPESERINNCIACGKCATHCPQSIEIPEKLKTIKNLTEELFAK